CTTGTGCTGGTACCTGTTGCGTAGACGCACTGCCTCGTTTCTTCTGATTCTCTTTAATGCCGACTTATGGTTTGCCATTGCTTTTAATTACGAATTATGGATTCAGAATTACGATCCGCGACATTCAGCGTTCTTCATTCTGTATCCAACATTAGATTTGTAGCCCGTAGGGGAATCGAACCCCTGTTACCAGGATGAAAACCTGGCGTCCTAACCCCTAGACGAACGGGCCATTTTTTCAGGTACGGGTGGTAGAGGCACGAAGTATGGATTCAATATGTTGTTGCCAATATTTTGTACTTCGTACTTTTAACCTCGTACTTTCGTAGCCCGTAGGGGAATCGAACCCCTGTTACCAGGATGAAAACCTGGCGTCCTAACCCCTAGACGAACGGGCCATTGGTTCTTCAAAGAACAAACCCAAAAGAAAATGGTTACATTTAGCTTTCAGGCGGGTGCAAAAATACAACTATTTTTAAGTATTGCAAGAAGCTACCATTACTTTTTTAGTAGGCCTTGGCAAATAACACCCTGTAGGGCGATGGTTTACCTGTAACAACGCACTTGCCCTCCTCGTTTTTCACATGGAGAGGAATGCAGCGAATGGTTGCCTTGGTCTCTTCTTTTATCTTCTCTTCAGTGGCGGCGGTACCGTCCCAATGGGCCGAAATAAAGCCTCCTTTTTCTTCCAGCACGGCCTTGAACTCGTCATAACTGTCTACCTCTGTAATGTGCGTTTGCTGGTGCTGCTTGGCCCGCTCAAAAATGTTCTTCTGCATGTCTTCGAGAAGCTGCTCGATATGCGCGACAATATTTTCAGCCGGCACCGATTCTTTCTGCAGGGTATCCCTTCGTGCCACCTCATAGGTGCCGTTCTCCAAATCCCTTTGGCCGATGGCCAGGCGCACCGGCACCCCTTTCAACTCGTACTCGTTGAACTTGAAGCCCGGTTTATGGGTATCCCGGTCATCATATTTGACCGAAATGCCTTTTGCACGAAGATCATTCAACAACGGATGCACTTTTTCAGATATGGCCTCTAACTGCTCAATTCCCTTGTATATAGGGACGATGACAACTTGAATGGGTGCCAGTTTGGGTGGCAAAACAAGGCCGTTGTCATCACTGTGGGTCATGATCAAAGCTCCGACCAAACGTGTTGAAACGCCCCACGAGGTGGCCCATACGTATTCTTGCCCCCCTTCTTTTGAAGCAAATTTTACATCGAAGGCTTTTGCAAAATTCTGTCCAAGAAAATGGGAAGTCCCGGCCTGTAATGCCTTTCCATCTTGCATTAGTGCCTCGATACAATAGGTTTCCAACGCTCCGGCAAAACGTTCGCTTTCAGTTTTGGTTCCCTTGATCACGGGCACGGCCATGTATTTTTCGGCAAATTCGGCATAAACGTTCATCATCAGTTCAGCCTCTTCGACAGCCTCTTTCTCCGTGGCATGGGCCGTATGGCCTTCTTGCCATAGAAACTCGGCCGTACGAAGAAAAAGACGGGTGCGCATTTCCCATCGTACTACGTTGGCCCATTGATTAATTTTCAAAGGCAAATCGCGATATGATTGGATCCATCTTCTATAGGTATCCCAAATGATGGTCTCAGAGGTTGGTCTAACAATAAGTTCTTCTTCGAGCTTGGCATCCTCATCGACCACGATCCCTTTACCGTCATCGGCATTTTTAAGCCGATAATGCGTTACCACCGCACATTCTTTGGCAAAGCCCTCAACATGGCTGGCCTCTTTGCTCAGATATGATTTTGGTATGAACAATGGAAAGTAGGCATTCTCATGTCCCGTGTCTTTGAACATCCTATCGAGGGCCGCCTGCATCTTCTCCCAAATGGCAAAACCATAGGGTTTAATAACCATACAACCCCTTACTCCCGAATTTTCGGCCAAATCTGCCTTGATAACAAGTTCGTTGTACCATTTGGAATAATCCTCGGCACGACTAGTCAATTTTTTACCCATCTACTATACTTTGGCACAAAACTTGTGACATTATTAACGAAAATAGAAGGGTAAAACTAACTATTTTTAGTATGTTCAACAATAAAATTTAAAAGGATGCGCCTTACTTTACCCCGCCAAAAACTTTATCCCATAGCCACCGTTCTGCTAATTGCAGTGTTCTTGGTGTCATGCGGCTCATACCAACAAGCATCTTACTACGAAGATGATGGTATCTATGCAACCGGCAACCGTGTTGTACGCGTTGAGAAAAAATCAGCTGAGGCCGTTGCGGCCGAACAGCAAGAAAAGAATATGTACGGTGAATATTTTGGCCAAAGGGCACAACAATATGAAGAAATTTTGGATAGTGAGATCTTCACCGATGTTGACAGCTATTACAGTGGGGTTGAGAACGACAGCCTTCAGATAGG
This portion of the Flagellimonas lutaonensis genome encodes:
- the proS gene encoding proline--tRNA ligase, with protein sequence MGKKLTSRAEDYSKWYNELVIKADLAENSGVRGCMVIKPYGFAIWEKMQAALDRMFKDTGHENAYFPLFIPKSYLSKEASHVEGFAKECAVVTHYRLKNADDGKGIVVDEDAKLEEELIVRPTSETIIWDTYRRWIQSYRDLPLKINQWANVVRWEMRTRLFLRTAEFLWQEGHTAHATEKEAVEEAELMMNVYAEFAEKYMAVPVIKGTKTESERFAGALETYCIEALMQDGKALQAGTSHFLGQNFAKAFDVKFASKEGGQEYVWATSWGVSTRLVGALIMTHSDDNGLVLPPKLAPIQVVIVPIYKGIEQLEAISEKVHPLLNDLRAKGISVKYDDRDTHKPGFKFNEYELKGVPVRLAIGQRDLENGTYEVARRDTLQKESVPAENIVAHIEQLLEDMQKNIFERAKQHQQTHITEVDSYDEFKAVLEEKGGFISAHWDGTAATEEKIKEETKATIRCIPLHVKNEEGKCVVTGKPSPYRVLFAKAY